Below is a window of Halolamina sp. CBA1230 DNA.
GGGCGATCCGGGCCGCGTCGACCGCATCGCCGCCCAGTGTGAGAACGTCGAGGAGGTCTCCCAGAACCGCGAGTACAAAGTCGTCAACGCGGAGTACGACGGGACGCCGCTGACGATCTGTTCGACGGGGATCGGCTGCCCCTCCGCCGCCATCGCGATCGAGGAGCTGCACAACGTCGGCGTCGAGATCGTCCTCCGCGTGGGGACGACCGGCGCGCTGCAGGAGCAGATCGAAATCGGCGACATGGTCGTCGCCACCGGCGCCGCGAAGGAGGAGGGGACGAGCAAGCGCTACGAGTCCGCGACCTACCCCGCGACGCCGGACTACGACGTGCTCTCGAACCTCGTCGACGCCTCCGAGGCCAACGACGAGGACGTCCACGTCGGCCCGATCGTCTCCGACGACGCGTTCTACAACGAGAGCGACGAGTTCGTCGCCGACTGGGAGGAGGCGGGCCTGCTCTGCATCGAGATGGAGGCCGCCGCGGTGTTCTCGCTGGCCCGCCGCCGCGGGATGAAGGCGGGTGCCATCTGCACCGTCGACGGCAACCTCGTGAAAGGGACGCAGAAGGGCGAGACCGAGGACGAGGAGCTGCCCGAGAAGGCGAAGGACAACGTCGAACGCGCGATCGGGATCGCGCTCGACGCCGTCGACGCGCTCTAGGATGGGGCTCAGGGAGCGCGTCCGCGCGATCCTGCGGCGCGGCCGGTCGGTCGAACGCCGGGAGATGGGTGAGTTCCGTCGGTGGGTCGAGAACACCGACAACCTCGTCCACCTCTCGGTGGTGGTGTTCGTCCCGCTGCTGATCGCGCTGGTGACGCTGCTCTCGAACGCCGTCCAGGTGCTCCCCTACCTGCTGTTCCCGCCGCTCGCGTCGGGGGCGTACACGCTGTTCGTCCGGCCCGAGAGCCGCTACGCGTCGCCGCGGCGGTTCGTCGGCGGGATCACGACCGGCGCGCTCTGTGGCTGGCTCGCGTTCGCGGCCGCGGAGCGACTGCTCCCGGGCGCGGCGGGCGTCTCCGTCCCGCCCAGCGCGGCCGCCGGCGCCATCGCGCTCACCGCGGTGGTGACGTGGGTGCTGGATCTCGAGGAGCCCTCGGCCTTTTCCTCGGCGCTGCTGGTGCTCGTGGTCGACATGGGCAGCGGCGCCGTCGTCCTCCACCCGCTCCCGGATCTCGCCGTCACCGTCTCCCCGCGGGCGGCGTACGTCCTCAGCGTGCTGCTCTCGACGGCGATCGTGGCCGGCGCCTTCGCCGTCTGGGACAAGTCGTTCTACGAGCGCCGGGCGACGTACCTCTACGGCACCACCCACGGCGACGACCACGTGCTCGTGCCGGCCCGCGGCGCGAACGACCGCGAGACGGCGACGATGGCGGCCCGCATCGCCGCCGACCACGACGCCGGGAAGGTGGTGCTGCTCGACGTGCTGGCGGACGTCGATCCGGACGTGCTGGCCGCCCACCGCGGCGAGGGCGACCCGGAATCCATCCACGAGGGTGACGCCGAACGCGTCCGCGAGGCGGCCGAACGGCTGGACGAACTGGCCGAGGAGCTACGGGCGGAGTACGGCGTCCCCTGCGAGGTGATCGTCGCCAGCGGCGATCCCGCGGCGACGGTGATCGACACCGCCGACCGGGCGAAC
It encodes the following:
- a CDS encoding universal stress protein; its protein translation is MGLRERVRAILRRGRSVERREMGEFRRWVENTDNLVHLSVVVFVPLLIALVTLLSNAVQVLPYLLFPPLASGAYTLFVRPESRYASPRRFVGGITTGALCGWLAFAAAERLLPGAAGVSVPPSAAAGAIALTAVVTWVLDLEEPSAFSSALLVLVVDMGSGAVVLHPLPDLAVTVSPRAAYVLSVLLSTAIVAGAFAVWDKSFYERRATYLYGTTHGDDHVLVPARGANDRETATMAARIAADHDAGKVVLLDVLADVDPDVLAAHRGEGDPESIHEGDAERVREAAERLDELAEELRAEYGVPCEVIVASGDPAATVIDTADRANCDLVITPYETEDGALAPYVRNVLSGPIDAIVHRSTGTTDWRRVMVPIARPGDTAHAMVDFATRLAGEHGRVSVCTCIDAEGSRRAAEHRLANVVETFDGPVETRVARAEITDYIEENAGAYDLVMLGSSGERSTASRLVSPPTFKRLKEVDCDVAVVDRGDVRQ
- a CDS encoding nucleoside phosphorylase → MAKQPHLLVGDGDVNEIALIPGDPGRVDRIAAQCENVEEVSQNREYKVVNAEYDGTPLTICSTGIGCPSAAIAIEELHNVGVEIVLRVGTTGALQEQIEIGDMVVATGAAKEEGTSKRYESATYPATPDYDVLSNLVDASEANDEDVHVGPIVSDDAFYNESDEFVADWEEAGLLCIEMEAAAVFSLARRRGMKAGAICTVDGNLVKGTQKGETEDEELPEKAKDNVERAIGIALDAVDAL